The Fusobacterium necrophorum subsp. necrophorum genome has a window encoding:
- a CDS encoding type IV toxin-antitoxin system AbiEi family antitoxin domain-containing protein, with amino-acid sequence MDYIKKIKKKLSKTGGVITSKELKNSNIPTIYLTRMVEKGELIRADRGIYIDSNGDYDEYYFFHNRCKVAVFSYVSALYLQGFTDIIPNEMEVTVYKGYNTHRISGSVRIHYVTKEIYDLGMTECQTMFGNTVKVYDLERIICDFIKNRSEIETELLSKTINKYVRYENKDLNKLYEYSKKMNIYEKVKEILEVVYE; translated from the coding sequence ATGGATTATATAAAAAAGATAAAAAAAAAATTGAGTAAAACGGGTGGAGTTATAACAAGTAAGGAACTTAAAAACTCTAACATTCCTACAATATATCTCACACGAATGGTGGAAAAAGGTGAACTGATTCGTGCGGATAGAGGAATCTATATAGATTCAAACGGAGATTATGACGAGTATTATTTTTTTCATAATAGATGTAAGGTTGCTGTTTTTTCTTATGTATCCGCTCTTTATCTTCAGGGGTTTACAGACATAATCCCGAATGAAATGGAAGTTACAGTATATAAAGGATACAATACTCATCGTATAAGTGGAAGTGTAAGAATTCATTATGTAACAAAAGAAATTTATGATTTGGGTATGACAGAATGCCAAACAATGTTTGGGAATACAGTAAAAGTTTATGACTTGGAGAGAATAATTTGCGATTTTATTAAAAATAGAAGTGAAATAGAAACAGAACTGCTTTCTAAAACGATTAACAAGTATGTCCGTTATGAAAATAAGGATTTGAATAAACTATATGAGTATTCTAAAAAAATGAATATATATGAAAAAGTAAAAGAAATTTTGGAGGTTGTTTATGAATAA
- a CDS encoding DUF4366 domain-containing protein: protein MKIKWKKNKKMAITLSGVIFLLIALLGTMLFNHQIVFAQGILIPTLISPTEVLTQTKVEVKIKYIFKDESVYKEEIIEAETGQVLDSGDLPMLEDNMKFIDEFLFYKVKGDGTDEIIRKVEKITVKDKETQTEEEKPKQDESTQTEDKKTEDKGTQTELSKDDIFKMEKEAKELQDKLDKLNGEIRDKDKLSDKQKEKIKDLEAEIESLKEKMKKDKGNKDLSEDMKKEIDKLTEKVKELEKKATETNKAPVTSQSVTPISPISGIKTSSGISSQTPQSSGKGSSDAVSSGNTTKDTSKTEVKEKEKEVRYPNKLTPKAPANNSSQDSSMDGASSNVNTNKGVASAPSKARASVVENKDNANQDYPIHHNDDKDKKETDKYSADARQFITFQTKSGKTFHLIINHDEQSENVMLLTEVSEDDLLNMVEKKEKPKEEVKKIEETVSESEVKKEEPKKEENKGNGSYIFLGIIVLAVVGAGYYFKIYKKKQEDDYEEDEEEYDEFEDEYEKEDDAEDLEEKEQQNIDDMAIDSYEEEDEE, encoded by the coding sequence ATGAAAATCAAATGGAAGAAGAATAAAAAAATGGCGATAACATTGTCCGGAGTAATCTTTTTACTAATAGCTCTACTTGGAACAATGCTTTTCAATCACCAGATTGTTTTTGCACAAGGAATTTTAATACCGACACTGATCAGTCCCACAGAAGTTCTAACTCAAACTAAAGTGGAAGTTAAGATAAAATATATATTTAAGGATGAGAGTGTATATAAGGAAGAAATAATTGAAGCAGAAACCGGGCAAGTTCTTGACAGTGGAGACTTACCAATGTTAGAGGATAATATGAAATTTATTGACGAATTTTTGTTCTATAAAGTAAAGGGAGACGGTACAGATGAGATTATCCGTAAAGTAGAAAAAATTACAGTTAAGGATAAAGAGACTCAGACAGAAGAGGAAAAGCCAAAACAGGACGAAAGCACTCAGACGGAAGATAAAAAAACAGAAGATAAGGGAACACAGACAGAGCTTTCTAAGGACGATATTTTCAAAATGGAAAAAGAGGCCAAAGAGCTTCAGGATAAACTTGATAAGTTAAATGGTGAAATCAGGGATAAAGACAAACTAAGCGATAAACAGAAAGAAAAAATCAAAGACCTTGAAGCTGAGATTGAAAGTCTGAAAGAAAAAATGAAGAAAGATAAGGGAAATAAAGACTTATCAGAAGATATGAAAAAGGAAATAGATAAGCTGACGGAAAAGGTGAAAGAGCTTGAGAAAAAGGCAACTGAAACAAACAAAGCTCCTGTAACATCACAGTCAGTTACACCGATTAGTCCTATTTCAGGGATTAAGACAAGCTCAGGTATTTCTTCTCAAACACCACAGAGTTCCGGTAAAGGTTCATCTGATGCAGTAAGCTCCGGCAATACTACAAAAGATACAAGCAAAACAGAAGTAAAGGAGAAAGAAAAGGAAGTTCGCTATCCCAATAAGCTGACACCGAAAGCTCCTGCTAATAACAGTAGTCAGGATTCATCAATGGACGGTGCAAGTAGCAATGTAAATACCAATAAGGGTGTGGCTTCAGCTCCGTCAAAGGCAAGGGCAAGTGTCGTGGAAAATAAGGATAATGCAAATCAAGATTATCCGATTCATCATAATGATGATAAAGACAAAAAGGAAACAGACAAATATTCAGCAGATGCAAGACAATTTATTACTTTCCAGACAAAATCCGGCAAGACATTTCATTTAATCATCAATCACGATGAGCAAAGTGAAAATGTAATGCTTTTAACTGAAGTATCTGAAGATGATCTTCTCAATATGGTAGAGAAAAAGGAAAAGCCAAAAGAAGAAGTCAAAAAAATAGAAGAAACGGTATCGGAAAGTGAAGTAAAAAAAGAAGAGCCGAAAAAGGAAGAAAATAAAGGTAACGGTTCTTATATTTTTTTAGGAATCATCGTTCTTGCAGTAGTTGGAGCAGGATATTACTTTAAAATCTACAAGAAAAAGCAGGAAGATGATTATGAGGAAGATGAAGAAGAATATGACGAATTTGAAGATGAGTATGAAAAAGAGGATGATGCAGAAGATTTGGAAGAAAAAGAACAGCAAAATATAGATGATATGGCAATCGACTCTTATGAGGAAGAAGATGAGGAATAA
- a CDS encoding conjugal transfer protein: MNKKYRKNIEKQKDIQGKIEELKLKQEMLKEEQVEMENIEVLKEYRSIDISIDEFLEMMRNYKKEEKEEKRKLQEMTYTKNYNNMEGNHENQMEEE; the protein is encoded by the coding sequence TTGAATAAAAAATACAGGAAAAATATAGAGAAACAAAAAGATATTCAGGGAAAAATAGAAGAATTAAAGTTAAAACAGGAGATGTTAAAAGAAGAACAGGTGGAAATGGAAAATATTGAGGTTTTAAAAGAATACCGAAGTATTGATATTTCCATAGATGAGTTTTTAGAAATGATGAGAAATTATAAAAAAGAGGAAAAAGAAGAAAAAAGGAAGTTACAGGAAATGACATATACAAAAAATTATAATAATATGGAGGGAAATCATGAAAATCAAATGGAAGAAGAATAA
- a CDS encoding C40 family peptidase — MKNKNKRYKKNREKSLHQEIQSLQPQTQDKSETEYFKNQNETLLKEEMSAEKLPLSEKKQSNNSYRGYRNNNSDKNTSSYSLSDTGNINQNGSSFQAENRRKKMQKQINKFQKEEKEVYDPLSKDMDNDGVIDRYDVDFRDSKASYRTLEDDEKYDNWQNGKEKNHDEYVRNPKSKNKKYKQYAKERFFNESSKVEKQNKYTRSNFDDKEFTRNKDTKNNLFEDVNNKRKTTDKNSSQKRKGKFENKEKKISKLQQKKQRQEQKLKNKGIDGKSQSAKSAVIATGMAKRYLESGKEDNAGVDAAYKVSDQVENISRKIYYHGKKKNLKRQKKITKLGKSIDKQEKKLFFQKNMEEMKKSVDYQNTSRLRQFFKRRQYKKQIQKKYKYNVKNRIKKSFTEGSKRFGEFVKSRGKKAVFLLLLAVGIFFMLFQAGSMMMNMGTGMVSNTVSTTYLSSEDTLKEVNQEFSSLEQALQEEMDSVEENHPGYDEYIVKGKEKIGHNVHELLSYITSRYGVVENVSEVESELQSLFQNMYTLTYKEEIEIRYKTVTSSYTDADGNEHTESHEEPYEYKKLIVTLEKREMDSIIREVFQSYPDNLSHYEILLASKGNMELIFGSGSDDFSEIINNPDFSNPGLEFNEESVKRIVHEAEKHIGKRYVFGANGPNNFDCSSFVCWTYTHSGIKNMPRTTAWGIYKDYCNPVSPSEAKAGDIIFFKGTYNSGSPISHVGIYVGGGYMIHAGDPIQYARIDTPYWKGHFYGFGRPK, encoded by the coding sequence ATGAAGAACAAAAACAAGAGGTACAAGAAGAATAGAGAAAAATCGTTACATCAAGAAATACAGTCCTTACAACCTCAAACTCAAGATAAATCTGAAACAGAATATTTTAAAAATCAGAATGAAACCTTACTGAAAGAGGAAATGTCAGCTGAGAAACTGCCTTTATCTGAAAAGAAGCAATCAAATAATTCGTATAGAGGATATAGGAACAATAACTCAGATAAAAATACATCTTCTTATAGCCTGTCGGATACGGGAAATATAAATCAAAATGGGTCTTCCTTTCAAGCCGAAAACCGTAGAAAAAAGATGCAAAAGCAGATTAATAAATTTCAAAAGGAAGAAAAGGAAGTTTATGATCCATTATCGAAAGATATGGATAACGATGGAGTAATAGACAGGTATGATGTGGATTTTAGGGATAGCAAAGCATCCTATCGAACTCTTGAAGATGATGAAAAGTATGATAACTGGCAAAATGGTAAGGAAAAAAATCATGATGAATATGTAAGAAATCCAAAATCCAAGAATAAGAAATATAAACAGTATGCCAAAGAAAGATTTTTCAATGAAAGTTCAAAAGTAGAAAAACAGAATAAATATACCAGGAGCAACTTTGATGATAAGGAGTTCACAAGGAATAAGGATACGAAAAATAATTTATTTGAGGACGTAAATAATAAAAGAAAAACTACCGATAAAAATTCATCACAAAAAAGAAAAGGAAAATTTGAAAATAAGGAAAAGAAAATATCTAAGTTACAGCAGAAAAAGCAAAGACAAGAGCAGAAACTGAAAAATAAGGGAATTGACGGGAAAAGTCAAAGTGCTAAAAGTGCAGTAATAGCAACGGGCATGGCAAAGAGGTATTTGGAAAGTGGAAAAGAGGATAATGCCGGAGTTGATGCTGCATATAAGGTTAGCGATCAAGTCGAAAATATTTCAAGGAAAATATATTATCATGGAAAAAAGAAAAATTTAAAAAGGCAAAAAAAGATAACAAAATTAGGTAAAAGCATTGATAAACAGGAGAAGAAACTCTTTTTTCAAAAGAATATGGAAGAGATGAAAAAAAGCGTGGATTACCAAAATACCTCAAGGCTCAGACAGTTTTTTAAGAGAAGGCAATATAAAAAGCAGATTCAAAAGAAGTATAAATACAATGTAAAAAACAGAATAAAAAAATCCTTTACAGAAGGAAGTAAACGATTTGGCGAATTTGTAAAATCAAGAGGCAAAAAAGCAGTATTCCTATTACTTTTAGCGGTAGGAATATTTTTTATGCTCTTTCAGGCAGGAAGTATGATGATGAATATGGGAACGGGGATGGTAAGTAATACTGTTTCAACCACCTACTTATCATCAGAAGACACTCTAAAAGAGGTCAATCAGGAGTTTTCATCTTTAGAACAGGCTTTGCAAGAAGAAATGGACAGTGTGGAGGAAAATCATCCGGGTTATGATGAATATATTGTAAAAGGCAAAGAAAAAATCGGTCATAATGTCCATGAGCTCTTGTCTTATATCACATCACGATATGGTGTTGTAGAGAATGTGTCTGAGGTAGAAAGTGAACTTCAAAGTCTGTTTCAAAACATGTATACCTTAACCTATAAGGAAGAGATCGAAATCAGATATAAAACCGTTACATCCAGTTATACGGATGCTGACGGCAATGAACATACTGAAAGTCATGAAGAGCCGTATGAGTATAAGAAACTCATTGTAACCTTAGAAAAAAGAGAGATGGACTCTATTATCAGAGAGGTATTTCAGTCTTATCCTGATAATTTATCCCATTATGAAATTTTACTTGCAAGTAAAGGAAATATGGAGCTGATTTTTGGAAGTGGTAGCGATGATTTTTCCGAGATTATAAACAATCCTGATTTTTCCAATCCGGGACTTGAATTTAATGAGGAAAGTGTAAAGAGAATTGTTCATGAGGCGGAAAAACATATTGGAAAAAGATATGTTTTCGGGGCAAATGGACCGAATAACTTTGACTGTTCTTCTTTTGTCTGCTGGACCTATACCCATTCGGGAATAAAGAATATGCCAAGAACGACAGCATGGGGCATATATAAAGATTACTGTAATCCCGTTTCACCAAGCGAAGCAAAGGCGGGAGATATTATCTTTTTTAAAGGAACATATAATTCAGGCTCGCCAATAAGTCATGTCGGTATCTATGTCGGAGGAGGTTATATGATTCATGCCGGAGATCCGATTCAGTATGCAAGGATAGATACACCTTATTGGAAAGGGCATTTTTACGGCTTTGGCAGACCAAAATAG
- a CDS encoding site-specific DNA-methyltransferase — protein sequence MRNKREDTSFLDSYINTILCGDALEMLKNFPDESISCCITSPPYYGLRDYKSDGQIGREKTVEEYLDRLVQVFRQVRRVLKKDGTCFIVIGDSYAGSGGGKGQYMDPKYPKGRNGQNPSITQKVLGYKAKDLMGIPWRLALLLREDGWYLRSDIIWHKENAMPEACRDRPTRSYEHVFLLSKSPRYYYDFDAMAEPIKEVSKKRYMRGRSAYNKYLNEDAGIGVQKINKARKYGEYKGDNIPQFRNKRDIWTINTVSFRGEHYAAFPPKLAEICMIAGSPKGGIILDPFIGSGTVGFVALMQDRKYIGIELNEDYVNLAKKRISEEVKKFNEEQKQEVQEE from the coding sequence ATGCGAAATAAAAGAGAAGATACAAGTTTTTTAGATAGCTATATCAATACGATTCTTTGTGGAGATGCACTTGAAATGCTAAAGAATTTTCCGGATGAAAGCATAAGCTGTTGTATTACTTCTCCTCCGTATTACGGACTTAGGGATTATAAAAGCGATGGTCAAATAGGAAGAGAAAAGACAGTAGAAGAGTATCTTGACAGGTTGGTACAAGTTTTTAGACAAGTAAGGAGAGTTCTTAAAAAAGACGGTACTTGCTTTATTGTGATTGGAGATTCTTATGCCGGTTCGGGAGGTGGAAAGGGACAGTATATGGATCCTAAATATCCAAAGGGAAGAAATGGACAAAATCCCTCGATTACACAAAAGGTGTTAGGATACAAGGCAAAGGATTTAATGGGAATACCTTGGAGATTAGCGTTACTTTTAAGAGAAGATGGATGGTATCTTCGTTCCGATATTATCTGGCATAAGGAAAATGCCATGCCGGAGGCTTGCAGGGATAGACCTACCCGTTCTTATGAACATGTGTTTTTGCTTTCCAAATCACCAAGATATTATTATGATTTTGATGCTATGGCAGAGCCGATAAAAGAAGTCAGCAAGAAAAGATATATGAGAGGAAGAAGTGCATATAACAAATATTTAAATGAAGATGCAGGGATAGGCGTGCAGAAGATAAATAAGGCAAGAAAATATGGAGAGTATAAAGGAGATAATATTCCGCAGTTTCGCAATAAACGAGATATTTGGACCATCAATACCGTATCTTTTAGAGGGGAGCATTATGCTGCTTTTCCTCCTAAGTTGGCTGAAATCTGTATGATTGCAGGCTCACCGAAAGGAGGAATAATCCTTGATCCTTTTATTGGAAGTGGGACTGTCGGATTTGTAGCACTTATGCAAGATAGAAAATATATCGGAATTGAGCTGAATGAAGACTATGTAAATCTTGCAAAGAAAAGAATCAGTGAGGAGGTGAAAAAATTTAATGAAGAACAAAAACAAGAGGTACAAGAAGAATAG
- a CDS encoding ATP-binding protein produces the protein MELRKNKKELSELKKSGNKKTKFKTNGKSSKKNGWFPFFMKEEKKETVQDTIPYKRMLKDGICQIEKNKFNKTIRFLDINYRLMEEADQESIFSEFSSFLNFFDSSVEVEFSYINSIGENEEINKLIDIKENIDDFNEIRNEYRQMLLNQSSKGNNGLSKSMYLTFTIEAEDLKQAKSRLERMEMDVLNNFKQMGVKAYVLDGEERLKVIHDILNPNDKLVFSFEDLKYSGLTTKEYIVPPSFNFSKPTYFKTGEVFAEVNFLQLLASDIKDEMLSEFLALEENMVVTFHIKAIDQMEAIKNVKRKITDLDKMKLEENKKAIRAGYDIDILPSDLVTYGAEAKNLLSELQNHDEKMFLITILFMNTNKSKGKLDNTVFTLKSIANRHNCSLKNLNYRQEQGLVASLPLGINEVEIERGLTTSAAAIFIPFTTEELFIKGESLYYGLNALSRNIIMADRKKLKNPNGLILGTPGSGKSFAAKREITNAFLITDDDIIIADPEAEYAPLVEALKGQVIRISPISKDYVNPLDINIDYADEDNPLSLKSDFILSLFELVVGEKKLSAEEISVIDRCLPILYKAYFENPVPENMPVLEDLYNLLQKQEETVGKKLAVEMEIYVKGSLNVFNHRTSVDTNNRVVCYDIKELGKQLKKIGMLIIQDQVWNRVTINRASKKTTRYFVDEFHLLLKEPQTANYSIEIWKRFRKWGGMPTGLTQNIKDLLASPEIENIFDNTDFILMLNQAGTDRDILAKKLNISKHQLSYVTNSGEGEGLLFYGNTIVPFIDQFPKNTKLYSLITTKPSETGRNGK, from the coding sequence ATGGAGCTTAGGAAAAATAAAAAAGAGTTATCGGAACTTAAAAAATCAGGGAATAAAAAAACAAAGTTTAAAACAAATGGGAAATCATCTAAGAAAAATGGGTGGTTTCCTTTTTTTATGAAAGAGGAGAAAAAGGAAACTGTACAAGATACCATTCCCTATAAGCGAATGTTAAAAGACGGGATTTGTCAAATTGAAAAGAATAAATTTAATAAAACCATTCGATTTTTGGACATCAACTATCGCTTAATGGAAGAAGCGGATCAAGAAAGTATCTTCTCGGAATTTTCTTCTTTTCTAAATTTCTTTGACTCATCTGTAGAAGTGGAGTTTAGCTATATCAACAGTATCGGTGAAAATGAAGAAATCAATAAACTGATTGATATTAAAGAAAATATAGATGATTTTAACGAAATTAGAAATGAATACAGACAGATGCTTTTAAATCAAAGCAGCAAGGGGAATAACGGACTATCCAAGAGTATGTATCTTACCTTTACCATAGAAGCGGAGGACTTAAAGCAAGCAAAAAGCAGGTTAGAGCGAATGGAAATGGATGTGTTAAACAATTTTAAGCAGATGGGAGTGAAAGCCTATGTGCTTGATGGTGAGGAGCGTTTAAAGGTTATTCACGACATTTTAAATCCAAATGATAAACTTGTTTTTTCTTTTGAGGATTTGAAATACAGTGGACTGACGACTAAGGAATATATTGTACCTCCGTCTTTTAACTTTTCTAAGCCGACTTATTTTAAGACAGGAGAAGTCTTTGCGGAAGTAAACTTTTTACAGCTTTTAGCATCGGATATCAAAGATGAGATGTTATCCGAGTTTTTGGCATTGGAAGAAAATATGGTAGTTACCTTTCATATCAAAGCAATTGACCAGATGGAAGCGATAAAAAATGTAAAAAGAAAAATAACGGATTTAGACAAGATGAAGCTTGAGGAAAATAAGAAAGCCATACGTGCAGGTTATGATATCGACATCTTACCGAGCGACCTTGTAACTTATGGGGCAGAAGCAAAGAATCTGCTATCAGAACTACAAAATCATGATGAAAAGATGTTTCTTATCACCATTTTATTTATGAACACCAATAAAAGTAAGGGGAAACTTGATAATACGGTATTTACCTTAAAGTCCATCGCCAACAGACATAATTGCAGTTTGAAAAACCTAAATTACAGGCAAGAACAGGGACTTGTTGCAAGTTTGCCTCTTGGGATAAATGAAGTGGAAATAGAAAGGGGACTTACCACAAGTGCGGCTGCTATCTTTATACCATTTACAACAGAAGAACTTTTTATCAAGGGAGAAAGCCTATATTACGGACTAAATGCACTAAGCAGAAATATTATTATGGCGGACAGGAAGAAATTAAAGAACCCAAATGGTCTAATCTTAGGAACACCGGGTTCTGGAAAGTCCTTTGCAGCCAAAAGAGAGATTACCAATGCGTTTTTAATTACCGATGATGACATTATCATAGCAGATCCGGAAGCTGAGTATGCACCACTGGTAGAGGCACTCAAAGGACAAGTTATAAGAATTTCTCCGATTTCTAAAGACTATGTAAATCCCCTTGATATCAATATCGACTATGCCGATGAAGATAATCCTTTATCCTTAAAATCCGACTTTATTTTGTCCCTATTTGAACTGGTGGTGGGAGAGAAAAAATTAAGTGCAGAAGAAATATCCGTAATCGACCGTTGCTTACCCATTTTATATAAAGCCTACTTTGAAAATCCTGTGCCGGAAAATATGCCGGTTTTAGAGGATCTATATAACCTACTTCAAAAACAGGAAGAAACAGTAGGAAAGAAACTTGCAGTAGAGATGGAAATCTACGTAAAGGGAAGTTTGAATGTCTTTAACCATAGAACGAGTGTAGATACAAATAATCGAGTGGTTTGCTATGACATCAAAGAACTTGGAAAACAGCTTAAAAAAATTGGAATGTTAATTATACAGGATCAGGTTTGGAATAGAGTAACCATTAATAGGGCAAGTAAAAAAACAACCAGATATTTTGTAGATGAATTTCATTTGCTCTTAAAAGAACCGCAGACCGCCAATTATTCCATTGAAATTTGGAAGCGTTTCAGAAAATGGGGCGGTATGCCCACGGGACTTACTCAAAACATCAAGGACCTTCTTGCAAGTCCTGAAATTGAAAATATCTTTGATAATACCGACTTCATTTTAATGCTTAACCAAGCGGGAACGGATCGAGATATTTTAGCTAAAAAACTTAATATATCCAAACATCAACTTTCCTATGTAACCAATTCGGGGGAAGGAGAGGGACTACTCTTTTACGGAAATACGATTGTTCCTTTTATAGATCAGTTTCCTAAGAATACGAAACTGTATTCATTGATTACCACTAAACCAAGTGAAACAGGAAGAAATGGGAAATAG
- a CDS encoding PrgI family protein, whose product MAYVKIPKDLTKVKTKVALNMTKRQLIGFSIAGLIGFPVYMLCKNYLSTDISMIIMSIVVLPVLFATLYEKDNLPFEKHLAYILKFHKSKKIRLYKARSIYHTERTKRQDIGSKNKANGRRKKVEQRQKKKTATAN is encoded by the coding sequence ATGGCATATGTAAAAATACCGAAGGATTTGACGAAAGTAAAAACTAAAGTGGCACTTAATATGACAAAAAGGCAGCTGATTGGATTTAGCATAGCGGGGCTGATCGGTTTTCCTGTATATATGCTTTGTAAAAACTATCTGAGTACGGATATTTCCATGATTATAATGAGTATAGTAGTTCTACCTGTTCTTTTTGCAACGCTTTATGAAAAGGACAATTTACCCTTTGAAAAGCATTTAGCATATATCTTGAAGTTTCATAAAAGTAAAAAGATCAGGCTATATAAAGCGAGGAGCATTTATCATACAGAGAGAACAAAAAGGCAGGATATAGGAAGTAAAAATAAGGCAAACGGAAGGAGGAAAAAAGTTGAACAAAGACAAAAGAAAAAAACAGCAACAGCGAATTAA
- a CDS encoding conjugal transfer protein — MKKINKMNKKTEILIGVGSVLSIGTMIAVLLKKKTKKLSDFKEDDFDFDFGEIEESFDKDEFDTENDDERKEEIYSLEDEYLEYESKTEEEKQKEFRVLVVDVLSAMYKEILSMREILDTVKKDIDRIGEVKALVEELENCKEEIISLWEHMEKLSEMREEITGKKNRG, encoded by the coding sequence ATGAAGAAAATAAATAAAATGAATAAGAAAACGGAAATTTTGATAGGAGTAGGTTCAGTTCTTTCTATCGGGACGATGATAGCAGTACTACTGAAAAAGAAAACGAAAAAATTATCTGATTTTAAGGAAGATGACTTTGACTTTGATTTTGGTGAGATAGAAGAGTCTTTTGATAAAGATGAATTTGATACAGAAAATGATGATGAAAGAAAAGAAGAGATATATAGTTTAGAAGATGAGTATTTAGAATACGAATCAAAAACGGAAGAAGAAAAGCAAAAAGAATTTAGAGTGTTGGTAGTAGATGTACTAAGTGCCATGTATAAAGAAATTCTTTCCATGAGAGAAATATTGGATACAGTAAAGAAAGATATTGATAGGATAGGTGAAGTAAAGGCACTGGTTGAAGAACTGGAAAATTGTAAAGAAGAAATTATCTCACTTTGGGAGCATATGGAAAAGTTATCCGAAATGAGAGAAGAAATTACCGGCAAAAAGAATAGAGGTTAG
- a CDS encoding CD0415/CD1112 family protein, translated as MFDLFGKINEFFKEIMIDIIKDNLSAMLVDINDKVGTVAGEVGKTPSSWNSEVFTFIKSINTNVVLPIAAIILTAILCIELIQVVMRKNSMQDTDTFEFFKYIIKMWIAVWLVSHAFDFSMAVFDVAQSMIGKAAGVVGTSANITAGNFDAMVEALKTKELGTLIGIALETGLVKFSLTILSILITVILYGRMIEIYIYCSVAAIPFSTMGNKEWGSIGTNYIKSLFALGLQGLFILIFFGIYAVLVKTVNFTDIHTSILQVLAYGLILGVMMMKSGSIAKAILNSH; from the coding sequence ATGTTTGATTTATTTGGAAAGATAAATGAGTTTTTCAAGGAGATTATGATTGATATTATTAAAGATAATCTTTCTGCAATGCTTGTGGATATTAATGATAAAGTAGGAACCGTTGCAGGAGAAGTGGGAAAGACTCCGAGTTCTTGGAACTCGGAGGTCTTTACCTTCATTAAATCAATCAATACCAATGTTGTTTTGCCCATAGCAGCTATCATTCTAACTGCAATACTTTGCATAGAGCTGATTCAAGTGGTGATGAGGAAAAATTCCATGCAAGACACGGATACCTTTGAATTTTTTAAATACATCATTAAAATGTGGATTGCCGTATGGCTTGTGTCTCATGCTTTTGATTTTTCAATGGCGGTCTTTGATGTTGCACAGTCCATGATAGGAAAGGCGGCAGGTGTTGTGGGGACAAGTGCAAATATAACTGCCGGTAATTTTGATGCTATGGTAGAAGCCCTTAAAACAAAGGAACTTGGAACACTCATCGGGATTGCACTTGAGACGGGATTGGTTAAATTTTCTTTAACGATTCTATCCATCTTAATCACTGTAATCCTATATGGAAGAATGATTGAAATATATATCTATTGTTCTGTTGCGGCTATTCCATTTTCTACCATGGGAAATAAAGAATGGGGAAGTATCGGAACAAACTATATAAAAAGTTTGTTTGCACTGGGACTTCAGGGACTTTTTATCCTGATATTTTTCGGAATTTATGCAGTCTTGGTCAAAACTGTAAATTTTACGGATATTCATACAAGTATTTTACAGGTGCTTGCATATGGATTGATTTTGGGAGTCATGATGATGAAATCCGGAAGTATCGCAAAGGCGATTTTAAACAGCCATTAA
- a CDS encoding Maff2 family protein, which yields MDFFVQAVNVLKILVMAIGAGLGAWGVINLLEGYGSDNPGAKSQGIKQLMSGGGIVLIGLKLIPLLANVLK from the coding sequence ATGGACTTTTTTGTACAAGCAGTAAATGTGCTTAAAATTTTAGTTATGGCAATCGGTGCGGGACTTGGTGCATGGGGAGTTATCAACTTGCTTGAAGGATACGGATCAGATAATCCCGGAGCCAAATCACAAGGTATAAAACAACTCATGAGCGGTGGAGGAATTGTTTTGATAGGGCTGAAACTGATTCCGCTACTTGCGAATGTATTAAAGTAA
- a CDS encoding single-stranded DNA-binding protein, producing MQKEMLNINGNLIGNVEIKTIQGKEGEVTVANFTLFRKMGKTGEKKKEYINCNVYGEKTELVKDFEKGDFIHVYGYYKEVQKEDKTYRNFIVKHVNKIDKETDNKKEQENEEE from the coding sequence ATGCAAAAAGAAATGCTAAATATCAACGGAAACTTAATAGGTAATGTAGAAATAAAAACCATTCAGGGAAAAGAGGGAGAAGTTACAGTAGCGAATTTTACACTCTTTAGAAAAATGGGAAAGACGGGAGAAAAAAAGAAAGAGTATATAAATTGTAATGTCTACGGTGAAAAGACTGAACTTGTAAAAGATTTTGAAAAAGGCGATTTCATCCATGTCTACGGATATTACAAAGAAGTGCAAAAAGAGGATAAGACATACAGAAACTTTATTGTAAAGCATGTCAATAAAATTGATAAAGAAACAGACAATAAAAAAGAACAGGAAAATGAGGAGGAATAA